GTGTGCGGATGGCTCCTCGACCGCATCGACCGCCACCCCACCCCGCCCGGCATCGCGCTGTACGCGCCCGAAAGCGGACGCGTGCGTTACCGTCGCGGAGATCCCTATCGCGTGGCCTTCGCGCTCGCGGAGGGCGGCGAATTCGGCCCGCACCGGCTCGCTGAGTGCCTGGCCAAGCCGCCGCGCCGCGAATACGGAAAGATGCCCGGCGCTCCGTTCGGAAACACCTACACCATCGAGCGCGTCACCGATCTGCTCACGAATCGCCCGTTGTCGATTCGGCCTTCGGCGCTCTCGTCCGAATCTCTGCGCGAATGGGTCGAACGCCTCGCCGCCGAAACCGAGATCGTTTTGCGCTTCATCTCGCCGCTGTGCATTCTGCGCACGCCGGTCACGCGAAAGAGCCACATCCTCGACGAGCACGTCTTCGAACCCGGGCGCGTTCTCGCGGCCGTCGCCGAGTCGATGGCCGAGTGGATGCCCCATCTCGCCCTCCCGCCGATCCTGCGCGACCGCGCCGGCGTGCCGTGGCCCGATCGCGATGTGCGCGTCGTCGCCAATCGTCTCGTTCGCGCCGACACCGCGTATCCCAATAATGCGATTATGGGTTCGGCCGGGCGCGTGACGCTGCACTTCGAGGGCGGCGTCGGCGACTGGGCCGAATCGCTGCTGCTCGCCGGTTTCGTCGGCGTGGGAAAAGCCCGCGCAATGGGACAGGGCCGTTTTGTCGTGGAGGGATTCCAACCCGTTCCGGCTTGGCCGCCGCCGGCCGCTCGTTCGATTCTCGATCGCGCCGCCGAACCGGAAAACCTGAAAGCGGCGATCGAGGCGATGCGCGACGCGGGTCGTGCGCCCGGCGTGGACGGCATCGACCTCGACCGCTTCATCGACGATGCCCCCGCGAATCTCGCTCCCTCCGTGACCGCGCTGCGGCTCGGACCCGGTGCGGATCCCCTGCGCGGCGTGCTGATCGAAAGCGTCGCGAAGGACACCGGCCGACGCAAATGGCGCGGCCTCGCCGTGCCCACGCTGCGCGACCGCTTCATGCAGCGCGCCGTATACCAAGTGCTCGAACCCGTCGTCGAATCGTTCCTCGAAGACTCCAGCTTCGCCTATCGCCGCGGACTCTCGCACCGCACCGCCGTGCGAGGCGTCGACCGCGCCCGCAAGGAAGGCTACACGCACGTCCTCGACGCCGACATTCGCGCGTTCTTCGACCGCGTGGATTGGGGAAAACTTCAGGACCGCCTCGAAGTGCTCTTCGGTTCCGACCCCGTCGTCGCCGCGCTGATGGAATGGATGCGCGCGCCGGTCGAGTTCGAAGGCCGCACCGTCCTTCGAGATCGCGGCCTGCCCCAGGGCGCCGTCGTGTCGCCGCTGCTCGCCAACCTCTATCTCGATCAATTCGACGAGGCCATCGCCGAGGCCGGGCTGCGCATGGTGCGTTACGCCGACGACTTCGTCATCGTGGCGAAAAATCCCAAAGACATCGAGCGCGCCCGCGAAATCGTCGAAGCCGAACTCGCGAAGCTCGGCCTCGAACTCAACCTCGACAAGACCGCGGCCACCACCTTCGATCAGGGCTTCACGTTTCTCGGCGCGCTGTTTTGCCGGTCGATGGTGATGCAGCGTTCGCCCGGCCAAAAAGTCGAAACCGCGTGGGATCGCCGCCCGGGTCCGCCGGCGGATGGCGAAGCGCCCGCCGTGGCCGAGGGTTGGCTCGCGACGTTTCTGTCCGATGCCCCCACGCTGG
The Deltaproteobacteria bacterium DNA segment above includes these coding regions:
- the cas1 gene encoding CRISPR-associated endonuclease Cas1 — encoded protein: MTTIHHPSLDIEASTKTAACMTEKLHLISLDLRFTRDVQFHALHQLAVCGWLLDRIDRHPTPPGIALYAPESGRVRYRRGDPYRVAFALAEGGEFGPHRLAECLAKPPRREYGKMPGAPFGNTYTIERVTDLLTNRPLSIRPSALSSESLREWVERLAAETEIVLRFISPLCILRTPVTRKSHILDEHVFEPGRVLAAVAESMAEWMPHLALPPILRDRAGVPWPDRDVRVVANRLVRADTAYPNNAIMGSAGRVTLHFEGGVGDWAESLLLAGFVGVGKARAMGQGRFVVEGFQPVPAWPPPAARSILDRAAEPENLKAAIEAMRDAGRAPGVDGIDLDRFIDDAPANLAPSVTALRLGPGADPLRGVLIESVAKDTGRRKWRGLAVPTLRDRFMQRAVYQVLEPVVESFLEDSSFAYRRGLSHRTAVRGVDRARKEGYTHVLDADIRAFFDRVDWGKLQDRLEVLFGSDPVVAALMEWMRAPVEFEGRTVLRDRGLPQGAVVSPLLANLYLDQFDEAIAEAGLRMVRYADDFVIVAKNPKDIERAREIVEAELAKLGLELNLDKTAATTFDQGFTFLGALFCRSMVMQRSPGQKVETAWDRRPGPPADGEAPAVAEGWLATFLSDAPTLEPVPEERFEPPVTRPGPEARPLIVLARDAKLVARRNGLLLTKDGGPGRLVPWREISEIVLIGGRYLPAPLIQRTMHKRIPIAMHKANGDPMGLILPDRVASPSPVARRQWEWGRDATRPMAVARELIVAKIRNTRFFARRFDDDGDLARMLKRLQDEASNAESPVRLRGIEGQAAHAWFSRWPAILKPPFDDYPGRTTRGAQDPVNAMLNLLYSHLFRLTHTTILMTGLDPYEGVFHEGRGRYAALAADLMEPFRFLADRVVIAAINRGQIEADDFRYSEKGRYPCLVGDAGVRVLFEEWEKALARPVHDVTDHLRTPRDHLYHQAMLLRKTITGDIDVFLPFRIKT